DNA from Stigmatella erecta:
GACGATGTCGTTCGCGTGCGCCTCCGGGACTTCCACGAGCGAGAAGGTGTCGGCGATCTGGATGGCGCCGATCTGCGAGGACTCCAGCCCCGCCTCCCCGGCGATGGCCCCCACGAGATCCGCCGGGCGGATGCCCAGGCGCCGGCCCGCGCCGATGTACAGCCGCGTGATGTCCCAGTCGGGCGAGGTTCCACGCCGGGACGGGCCCTTCTCTGCCGAACGGGGCCGTTCCGGGGGCGCCTCTCCCTTGCCCCTCCGCTCGGGGGGGGCTCCCTTCGGGGGCTTATCGGTCCGGCTCCGCTTCTCCGTGGGCGGCGCCACCAAGGGGATCTCCTCCTCGTCCTGGGCGTGGCCCGCGTCCCGGGCCTCCTGCAGCAGCTTCACCGCCGCGGCGGCCACCTCCATCACGTCGAACTCGGCGGCCAGCCCCTCCACCATTCCCCGGAAGGAATCCAGCCCGCCCGCCTCCAGCGCCTCCCGGAGCGAGGCCCGGGTGAGCTCCAGCCGCTTGGCGCGCAGGTCCGCCACGGTGGGCACCGTGGCCACCTCGATGCGCTGGCCCGTGAGCTTCTCGATGTTGCGCAGGAGCCGGTGCTCCCGGGGCTCCACGAGCGTGATGGCCACGCCCTCCCGGCCGGCCCGGCCCGTGCGGCCGATGCGGTGCACGTACGCCTCGGGCGCATTGGGCACATCGAAGTTCACCACGTGGGACAGCCGGGAGATGTCCAGGCCCCGCGCCGCCACATCCGTGGCCACCAGCAGGTCCGCCGAGTGGGACTTCAGCTGCTTGATGACCCGGTCGCGCTGCTCCTGGCTCATGCCGCCGTGGAGCGCGAGGGCCCTCCAGCCGTGGCCGTTGAGCGAGAGGGTCAGCTCGTCCACCTCGGTGCGGGTGCGGCAGAAGACGATGGCCGCCGTGGGCGCCTCCACGTCGAGCACCCGGCTCAGGGTGGGCACCTTGAAGGGCCGCTGGACGATGTAGGCCGTCTGCCTCACGCGCGGCAGTTCGCCCGACTCCACCTTCTCGCGGGCGATGCGCACGCGCACCGGCTCGTGCAGGTGGCGCTCGGCGATGCTGGCGATGCGCGGGGGCAGCGTCGCGGAGAAGAGCGCCGTCTGCCGCTTCTCCGGCGTGGCGGACAGGATGGCCTCGAGGTCCTCGGCGAAGCCCATATCGAGCATCTCGTCCGCCTCGTCGAGCACCACGACGCGCACCTGCTCCAGCTTGAGCGTCTTGCGCTGGAGGTGATCCAACGCCCGGCCCGGGGTCGCCACCACCACGTCCACCCCGCGCTTGAGCGCCCGGAGCTGCTGGCTGATCACCTGGCCGCCGTACAGCGGCACCACGCTGATGCCGAGCTTCTGGCCGTAGCGGTGGATGGCCTCAGCCACCTGCATGGCCAGCTCCCGCGTGGGCACCAGCACCAGCGCCGAGGTGGTGAACGGAGCGTGCGCCCCCGGGGTGATCTGCTGGAGGAGCGGAAGCGAGAAGGCCGCCGTCTTTCCCGTGCCCGTCGCGGCGATTCCCAGCAGGTCCTTGCCCTCGAGCAGCGGGGGGAGCGCGGCGCGCTGGATGGGCGTGGGCTCCTCGTATCCCAGGGCGCTCAGCGCCTCGACGAGGGGGGGCACCAGGCCCAGCGACTCAAACGTGTTATTGGCGGAGGTTTCTTTCACGGTAGACGGGCTTGTAGCACCGTCGGTGCCTCCTGGGGGTCGAAGTCACACCTGCCTGCTCCGTCCTGCCGGCTCCCCCTCCTTCCGGAGCAGGCGGTATTGTCGAGAATTGCCCCCATGACGCGCATCTACCTCGTCCGCCACGGCCAGGCTTCCTTCGGAACCGGCCACTATGACCGGCTCTCTCCCCTGGGCGAGCGCCAGGCCGTCCTGCTCGGCCAGCACCTGCGGCGCACCGGCTTTCGCGCCGATACCTGGCTCAGCGGCTCCCTGGACCGGCAGCGCTCCACGCTCGCCGCGATGCTCCAGGGGCTGGAGGGAGCCGCTCCCGCCGAGGCCCACGAGGGCTTCAACGAGTACGACCACGAGGCCATCCTCGGCGCCTACCTGCCCCGGGTGATGGCGGACCGGGGGCTCACGCAGGAGACGCTTGCCCCCCTGCTCGGCGACAACCGCCAGTTCCAGAGCCTCTTCACGCAGGTGATGCAGCACTGGGTGGAGGGCACCGCCCATGAGCGGCCCCCGTTCGAGACGTGGCACGCCTTCCAGGCCCGCGTCCAGGCGGGTCTGGAGCGGCTGGCCCGCTCCGGCCAGGAGCGCATCGTCGCCGTCAGCTCCGGGGGCCCCATCTCCCTGGCCGTGCAGGTGGCGCTGGGCCTGTCCCTGGAGAAGACCCTGGCGCTCAACTGGAGCATCTACAACGCCTCGATCACCGAGCTGAGGGTGCGCCGGGATGGCCTGGCCCTGGCCGGCTTCAACAACGTGACCCACCTGGAGCTGGCCGGAGAGCCGGGCCTGCTCACGTACCGCTGAAGGCCCCCCTTCAGGGCCGTGGCCGCGCCGCCCGGAGCGCCTCGGTCACGCCTTGCGCGAGCCGGGAGATGTGCTCGGGGTCCCGGCTGAGCAGGACACGCCGCGCGCTGCCCCGCGTCCACAGAACCAGCCAGTACTGGTCCTGCGCCAGGAGCAGGCCCGCGATGGAGCCGAAGGCCACCACCGTCATGCACCCCAGGGCCGCCTCGTAGATGCCCTGGCCGAGCGCATCGCGGGCCACCATGGCGGTCATGATGGCGGGAAGCCCCAGCACCGTGCTCACGCCCAGGAGAACCAGGAGCGGCAGCACCCGGGGCGACTGGTGGATGGCCTCCACGCGCAGCACCTCCCCCAGGGGCCAGGCCCGGCCCCCCGCGACCAGCCGCTCGGTGGTCACCAGCACCCCGTCCGCCTGGAACAGCGTGTTCTCGGCCCGAGGGGCCACCCTGCTTGGGATGGCGTCGCTCATGACCTTTCCCCTCCCTCGCCCGGGAGCCCCACGAGCACCATGCGCCGCAGCTCCTCCATGGGCTGGCCCAGGGCGAAACACCCGTGGGCCCCCAGCCGCAGCGCGAGCTGCGTCAGCCGCTCATCGGCGAACGGCAGCAGGATGAAGATGGGCGCAGGGCTGAAGGTGTCCTGGGCGCATTGCAGGGCACTCAGGATGTTGCCCCCCCGCTGCACCATCACCAGCACCGCCTCGGGCCGCTCCCCACTCGCGTCCTCCGTGCGCACGGTGATGCCCGCCTCCCCGAGCACGTCCGACAGGAGCGAGACCAGCGAGCCATCGGCCCC
Protein-coding regions in this window:
- a CDS encoding DEAD/DEAH box helicase, giving the protein MKETSANNTFESLGLVPPLVEALSALGYEEPTPIQRAALPPLLEGKDLLGIAATGTGKTAAFSLPLLQQITPGAHAPFTTSALVLVPTRELAMQVAEAIHRYGQKLGISVVPLYGGQVISQQLRALKRGVDVVVATPGRALDHLQRKTLKLEQVRVVVLDEADEMLDMGFAEDLEAILSATPEKRQTALFSATLPPRIASIAERHLHEPVRVRIAREKVESGELPRVRQTAYIVQRPFKVPTLSRVLDVEAPTAAIVFCRTRTEVDELTLSLNGHGWRALALHGGMSQEQRDRVIKQLKSHSADLLVATDVAARGLDISRLSHVVNFDVPNAPEAYVHRIGRTGRAGREGVAITLVEPREHRLLRNIEKLTGQRIEVATVPTVADLRAKRLELTRASLREALEAGGLDSFRGMVEGLAAEFDVMEVAAAAVKLLQEARDAGHAQDEEEIPLVAPPTEKRSRTDKPPKGAPPERRGKGEAPPERPRSAEKGPSRRGTSPDWDITRLYIGAGRRLGIRPADLVGAIAGEAGLESSQIGAIQIADTFSLVEVPEAHANDIVSALRQATLRGRKITVRRDRG
- a CDS encoding histidine phosphatase family protein, encoding MTRIYLVRHGQASFGTGHYDRLSPLGERQAVLLGQHLRRTGFRADTWLSGSLDRQRSTLAAMLQGLEGAAPAEAHEGFNEYDHEAILGAYLPRVMADRGLTQETLAPLLGDNRQFQSLFTQVMQHWVEGTAHERPPFETWHAFQARVQAGLERLARSGQERIVAVSSGGPISLAVQVALGLSLEKTLALNWSIYNASITELRVRRDGLALAGFNNVTHLELAGEPGLLTYR
- a CDS encoding DUF6232 family protein; translated protein: MSDAIPSRVAPRAENTLFQADGVLVTTERLVAGGRAWPLGEVLRVEAIHQSPRVLPLLVLLGVSTVLGLPAIMTAMVARDALGQGIYEAALGCMTVVAFGSIAGLLLAQDQYWLVLWTRGSARRVLLSRDPEHISRLAQGVTEALRAARPRP
- a CDS encoding transcriptional regulator, yielding MRADPGEVARKEDAPRSAQLLLLGADGSLVSLLSDVLGEAGITVRTEDASGERPEAVLVMVQRGGNILSALQCAQDTFSPAPIFILLPFADERLTQLALRLGAHGCFALGQPMEELRRMVLVGLPGEGGERS